The following proteins come from a genomic window of Mammaliicoccus sp. Marseille-Q6498:
- a CDS encoding arsenate reductase family protein, producing the protein MIKFYQYPNCTTCKKAAKFLETNGASFEPIDITQLTPTANELKDIIDGTDITVDQLFNTRGAKYRELGLKDKIDDLSDNEKFDLLASDGMLIKRPLAVLGNKVTLGFKEDEYRQTWL; encoded by the coding sequence ATGATAAAATTTTATCAATATCCTAACTGTACGACATGTAAAAAAGCAGCAAAGTTTTTAGAAACGAATGGTGCTAGTTTTGAACCAATCGATATTACTCAATTAACACCAACAGCTAACGAGTTAAAGGATATTATTGATGGAACAGATATTACTGTAGATCAATTATTTAACACACGAGGCGCTAAATATCGTGAGTTAGGTTTGAAAGATAAAATAGATGACTTATCTGATAATGAAAAATTTGATTTATTGGCATCTGATGGCATGTTAATTAAGAGACCTTTAGCAGTTTTAGGTAATAAAGTAACACTAGGATTTAAAGAGGATGAATATCGTCAAACTTGGCTATAA
- a CDS encoding thioredoxin family protein — protein MRTISQYAEFEEIIQNDEPVVIKFFADWCPDCSRMNQWIDPIIDEYHNFNWYQINRDQVPEAATENDVMGIPSLLIFKNNEKLAHLHSANAKTPEDVKAFLAENLK, from the coding sequence ATGAGAACGATAAGTCAATATGCTGAATTCGAAGAGATTATACAAAATGATGAACCAGTAGTAATAAAATTCTTTGCTGACTGGTGTCCAGACTGCTCACGCATGAATCAATGGATTGACCCAATCATTGATGAATATCATAATTTCAACTGGTATCAAATTAATCGTGACCAAGTACCAGAAGCGGCAACTGAAAACGACGTAATGGGAATTCCAAGTTTATTAATATTCAAAAACAACGAAAAACTTGCACACCTACACTCAGCAAATGCTAAAACACCTGAAGATGTAAAAGCATTCTTAGCTGAAAACTTAAAATAA
- a CDS encoding nitroreductase gives MELQQAIKERRSVKNYDHEMYVDEEKVMSLVELATYAPNHGMREPWRLVYISKEKLPEFAQEVAESAFVNDPAQQEKYINKVTKVGGMFVILSKRDTRQKEDLENQMAIGAFVQNLMLLIHEADMGSCWKTPDFIFKPTFRKIVGVNDNEDVCGFLYVTEKDESVKVMKRKNKSLISKW, from the coding sequence ATGGAATTACAACAAGCTATAAAAGAAAGACGCAGTGTTAAAAATTATGATCACGAAATGTATGTAGACGAAGAAAAAGTCATGTCACTAGTTGAATTAGCAACATACGCACCAAATCATGGCATGAGAGAACCTTGGAGATTAGTATATATAAGTAAAGAGAAGTTACCTGAATTCGCTCAAGAAGTAGCAGAATCAGCATTTGTAAATGATCCTGCGCAACAAGAAAAATATATAAACAAAGTAACAAAAGTCGGGGGTATGTTTGTTATTTTGTCTAAACGCGACACAAGACAAAAAGAAGATTTAGAAAATCAAATGGCAATCGGTGCATTTGTACAAAATTTAATGTTGCTTATACACGAAGCGGATATGGGATCTTGTTGGAAAACACCAGACTTTATATTTAAACCAACATTCCGTAAAATTGTTGGCGTAAATGATAACGAAGACGTATGCGGATTTTTATACGTAACTGAAAAAGATGAAAGTGTTAAAGTAATGAAAAGAAAAAATAAATCACTCATTTCTAAATGGTAA
- the aroD gene encoding type I 3-dehydroquinate dehydratase produces the protein MNVEQKKSFPYIVATVTLKNKNEIKKTVDELVENQQSIDIVEFRADTLEDTSIENINEVLEAFKSEYNLAPIMFTYRSEGQGGFGDFDHEDYYKLMQDMICNQKADYVDIQLDTYEDNLMNCITKAKNNHVQIIISHHDFKMTPDEEEMFVTYEKMAELGADIGKLAVMPKNERDLLAMLNAMNRAYHQLDIDVIGISMSDLGKMTRITGGLFGSKFTYGYVGQEAAPGQLHVKEIREQLALYQT, from the coding sequence ATGAACGTTGAGCAAAAGAAATCGTTTCCTTATATCGTTGCGACAGTAACTTTAAAAAATAAAAACGAAATTAAAAAAACAGTTGATGAGCTAGTTGAAAACCAACAATCAATAGATATCGTGGAATTTAGAGCAGATACTTTAGAAGATACTTCAATAGAAAATATTAACGAAGTATTAGAAGCTTTTAAATCAGAATATAATCTTGCGCCAATCATGTTTACTTATCGTTCAGAAGGGCAAGGTGGCTTTGGTGATTTTGATCATGAAGATTATTACAAGCTTATGCAAGATATGATTTGTAATCAAAAGGCAGACTATGTTGATATCCAATTAGACACTTATGAAGATAATTTAATGAATTGTATAACTAAAGCTAAAAACAATCATGTTCAAATTATTATTTCTCATCACGATTTCAAAATGACACCTGATGAAGAAGAAATGTTCGTAACTTATGAGAAGATGGCAGAATTAGGTGCAGATATCGGAAAACTAGCCGTTATGCCAAAAAATGAAAGAGACCTCTTAGCAATGTTGAACGCGATGAATCGAGCATATCATCAATTAGATATAGACGTAATTGGTATATCTATGAGTGATCTCGGGAAGATGACGAGAATTACTGGGGGCTTGTTCGGTTCGAAATTCACATACGGATATGTAGGACAAGAAGCAGCACCAGGACAACTTCACGTAAAAGAAATCAGAGAACAATTGGCTTTATATCAAACATAA
- a CDS encoding universal stress protein, translating into MYQNILFGIDTEMKNEKVLEQITKLTGEGSEVTILNVINEKDLQVSVRSGIHLEEMQENRQEDLKHVFNYLNEHNIKYNLKFAKGNAKSELVNIANSGDYDIVVLGNRKSEEEDKIVLGSVSHKVAKRAKIPVLIVK; encoded by the coding sequence ATGTATCAAAATATTTTATTCGGCATCGATACAGAAATGAAAAATGAAAAAGTATTAGAACAGATTACTAAACTTACCGGAGAAGGTTCAGAAGTCACGATTCTAAATGTTATAAACGAGAAGGATTTACAAGTGTCTGTACGTTCAGGTATACATTTAGAAGAAATGCAGGAAAATAGGCAAGAAGATTTGAAACATGTATTTAACTATTTGAATGAACACAATATTAAATACAATTTGAAATTTGCTAAAGGTAACGCGAAATCTGAGTTGGTGAATATTGCCAATAGCGGAGATTATGACATTGTCGTGCTCGGCAATCGAAAATCCGAAGAAGAAGATAAAATCGTACTTGGCAGTGTCAGTCATAAAGTAGCAAAAAGAGCTAAAATACCTGTCTTAATTGTGAAATAA
- a CDS encoding DUF4352 domain-containing protein, translated as MSNSNQSDQNPFNQNTSDQQNSQQENPFNEQNQDNVNNQSTQSGNGNGSSAKPWLFGCGGCLVVFVILAVILGACAAGPIKDQIDNITNKTEDSSTEEESTEEDTTEESTTEESTTEESTTEESSTEEDNGSSTSYKTTNVGSSIEVLGTKITVEKAEFVEPTSKYSKPKKGKVLKVYYKLENIKNTSLTVSDTNFQILADGSPASKFYGMDDSKSGFSFSLKPGESDSGYAYYDVPETNKYEANLQLKNSDNNYRMKWKIDESDVK; from the coding sequence ATGAGTAATTCTAATCAATCAGATCAGAATCCGTTTAATCAAAACACCTCAGACCAACAAAATTCACAACAAGAAAATCCATTCAACGAGCAAAATCAAGATAATGTAAATAATCAGTCAACGCAATCTGGTAACGGGAATGGTTCAAGTGCTAAACCATGGTTATTTGGCTGTGGAGGATGTTTAGTTGTATTCGTCATTTTGGCAGTTATTTTAGGTGCTTGTGCTGCAGGCCCAATAAAAGATCAAATTGACAATATCACTAATAAAACTGAAGATTCATCTACAGAAGAAGAGTCGACAGAGGAAGATACAACTGAAGAGTCTACTACTGAGGAATCCACTACAGAAGAATCTACGACTGAAGAGTCCTCTACAGAAGAAGATAATGGCAGTTCAACATCATATAAAACTACTAATGTTGGAAGCAGTATTGAAGTACTCGGGACAAAAATAACTGTTGAAAAAGCAGAATTCGTTGAGCCTACTAGTAAATATAGTAAGCCTAAAAAAGGGAAAGTATTAAAAGTTTACTATAAACTTGAAAACATCAAAAACACGAGCTTAACTGTTTCTGATACTAACTTCCAAATATTAGCTGACGGTAGTCCAGCTTCAAAATTTTATGGCATGGACGACTCCAAATCCGGTTTCTCATTTAGTTTAAAACCAGGAGAATCTGATTCAGGTTATGCATATTATGATGTTCCAGAAACAAACAAATATGAAGCAAACTTACAACTAAAAAATTCAGACAACAATTACAGAATGAAATGGAAAATTGATGAATCAGATGTAAAGTAA
- a CDS encoding CsbD family protein produces the protein MAKEEGKFEQAKGNVKETVGNATDNQELENEGKKDKTSGKAKEAVENVKDKANGLIDKFKK, from the coding sequence ATGGCAAAAGAAGAAGGTAAATTCGAACAAGCAAAAGGTAACGTAAAAGAAACAGTTGGAAACGCTACTGATAACCAAGAGTTAGAAAACGAAGGTAAAAAAGATAAAACGTCAGGTAAAGCGAAAGAAGCTGTAGAAAACGTTAAAGATAAAGCAAATGGATTAATTGATAAATTCAAGAAATAA
- a CDS encoding multidrug resistance efflux transporter family protein: MRAILIGILAALFFAVTFVLNHMMASEGGSWYFSSSLRFIFMLPFLYLFVALKGRTLIVLKHIKNNKKEWFIWSFVAFVLFYAPLTFAAEYSPGWLISGTWQMTIICGMLLAPFFTEHVMVDGKKILVRHKIPWKSLLISSIMFIGIMIIQIPQASGIQINIFLLGFLPILVAAFSYPLGNRKMMNVVNSEINTIERVFGMTLVTIPVWVVIFIIGCMVEGLPTSNQVTQSFIVALFSGIIATILFFYATNLVKDNQEKLAAVEATQSLEVVFTIIGEMILLGLPLPNSLSMVGVVLIIVGMCVYSFIDKLSFIKNFKKIP, translated from the coding sequence ATGAGAGCGATATTAATTGGTATACTTGCAGCATTATTTTTTGCGGTAACATTTGTTTTAAATCATATGATGGCGAGTGAAGGTGGATCTTGGTATTTTAGTTCATCACTTCGCTTTATTTTTATGCTTCCTTTTTTATATTTGTTTGTAGCGCTAAAGGGAAGAACTTTAATTGTGTTAAAACATATTAAAAATAATAAAAAAGAATGGTTCATTTGGAGTTTTGTCGCTTTTGTATTATTTTATGCACCGTTAACATTTGCAGCAGAATATAGCCCAGGTTGGTTAATTTCAGGGACGTGGCAAATGACTATAATATGCGGTATGTTGTTAGCGCCATTCTTTACAGAACATGTCATGGTAGACGGTAAAAAAATATTAGTTAGACATAAAATACCTTGGAAATCTTTATTAATATCAAGCATCATGTTTATAGGCATTATGATTATTCAAATACCTCAAGCAAGTGGTATTCAAATCAATATATTTTTATTAGGATTTTTACCAATTTTAGTTGCGGCTTTTAGTTATCCTTTAGGAAATAGAAAAATGATGAACGTTGTAAATAGCGAAATCAATACGATCGAAAGAGTGTTTGGTATGACACTCGTAACAATTCCAGTATGGGTCGTTATATTTATAATTGGGTGTATGGTTGAAGGGTTACCAACATCTAATCAAGTCACTCAATCCTTTATTGTCGCACTATTTTCAGGCATTATCGCAACAATTTTGTTCTTTTATGCTACGAATTTAGTGAAAGATAATCAAGAAAAATTAGCAGCAGTTGAAGCAACGCAATCTTTAGAAGTTGTCTTTACAATAATAGGAGAAATGATACTGCTTGGACTCCCATTACCAAATAGTTTAAGCATGGTAGGTGTTGTGCTCATCATCGTTGGTATGTGTGTTTATAGTTTTATAGACAAATTATCTTTTATAAAAAATTTCAAGAAAATACCATAA
- a CDS encoding organic hydroperoxide resistance protein — MATHYETKATNTGGRKGHVYTDDKTIDVDVLPPQQADGKATNPEQLFAAGYASCFNGAFDLILKQNKVRDAEPEVTLTVRLMDDENAESPKLEVDINAKVKNLSQEDAEKYLKDAHDFCPYSKATRNNIDVNLSVETV, encoded by the coding sequence ATGGCAACACATTATGAAACTAAAGCAACAAATACAGGTGGACGTAAAGGTCACGTTTATACAGATGATAAAACAATCGATGTAGATGTATTACCACCACAACAGGCTGACGGCAAAGCGACTAACCCAGAACAACTATTCGCAGCAGGTTACGCTTCTTGTTTCAATGGTGCTTTTGATCTTATCCTTAAACAAAATAAAGTTCGTGACGCAGAACCAGAAGTTACGTTAACAGTTCGTTTAATGGATGACGAAAATGCAGAAAGTCCTAAACTAGAAGTAGACATTAACGCAAAAGTTAAAAACTTATCTCAAGAAGACGCAGAAAAGTATTTAAAAGATGCGCATGACTTCTGTCCATACTCTAAAGCAACTAGAAACAATATTGATGTTAATTTAAGTGTAGAAACAGTTTAA
- a CDS encoding MFS transporter — MKFKKDDINVVDSSKTKKTVIATGIGNAIEWFDFGLYAQLAVIISANFFGNMPKEIQLASTFAVFAFAFIVRPIGGIFFSHLGDKHGRKVVLSTTIIIMALSTLALGLLPTQHQIGIWAPILLLIVRMVQSFSTGGEYAGAMTYIAEISPDKVRGKLGSGLEIGTLSGSILAAVLVGTMYAVLSDEQMASWGWRIPFIIAAPLGIIGVYLRNNLEESPAYETSLEEKEELEYSYKDIFKKYWRDILVCLAGVAFLNVANYMVLSYMPSFLNGTIHLGGTMSSVLSIVTMAVMIPAVFFFGWYSDKVGNKKTIMFGLIGFSLFSVLAFWLMSIPSIPIIIVGLFIIALFMSTFEGVMPSVLPSIFYTKVRLRTLSLVYNIGAAIFGGLTPFILTTLVETTGQKIAPSYYLTFINVVGLIIFLFMFKTTSNKSLRGSYPNVDNKEDLQEVYENPKDALWWNEEEESTNKS; from the coding sequence ATGAAGTTTAAGAAAGACGATATTAATGTCGTTGATTCTAGTAAAACAAAGAAAACAGTAATCGCGACGGGAATAGGTAACGCGATTGAGTGGTTTGATTTCGGTTTATATGCTCAATTAGCAGTTATCATTAGTGCTAATTTCTTTGGTAATATGCCAAAAGAAATACAACTTGCATCAACTTTTGCAGTGTTTGCATTTGCATTTATAGTAAGACCGATTGGTGGAATATTCTTTAGCCATTTAGGGGATAAACATGGCCGTAAAGTTGTATTATCCACGACGATTATCATAATGGCCTTATCCACATTAGCGTTAGGTCTTTTGCCAACACAGCATCAAATAGGAATATGGGCACCAATTTTATTATTGATTGTTAGAATGGTACAGTCATTTTCAACTGGTGGAGAGTACGCTGGTGCTATGACATACATAGCTGAAATTTCTCCGGATAAAGTACGCGGTAAATTGGGAAGTGGACTTGAAATAGGTACATTATCTGGTAGTATTTTAGCTGCCGTATTAGTAGGTACTATGTACGCAGTTTTAAGTGATGAACAAATGGCTTCATGGGGCTGGAGAATTCCATTTATCATTGCAGCACCTCTTGGTATTATAGGTGTGTACTTAAGAAATAACTTAGAAGAAAGTCCTGCTTACGAAACATCATTAGAAGAAAAAGAAGAACTAGAATATTCTTATAAAGATATATTTAAAAAATACTGGAGAGATATTCTTGTTTGTTTAGCTGGTGTAGCGTTCTTAAATGTTGCCAACTACATGGTACTTTCATATATGCCATCATTCTTAAACGGTACGATTCATTTAGGTGGAACGATGAGTAGTGTGTTAAGTATCGTCACAATGGCTGTCATGATTCCAGCAGTATTCTTCTTCGGTTGGTACAGTGATAAAGTAGGTAACAAAAAAACAATCATGTTTGGCTTAATTGGATTTAGTTTATTCTCAGTATTAGCATTTTGGCTAATGAGCATACCTTCAATCCCAATCATTATCGTTGGACTATTTATCATCGCATTATTCATGTCAACATTTGAAGGTGTTATGCCTTCAGTGTTACCAAGTATTTTCTATACAAAAGTTAGACTCAGAACATTATCACTTGTTTATAATATAGGTGCCGCAATATTTGGTGGTTTAACGCCATTTATCTTAACGACTTTAGTTGAAACAACTGGTCAAAAAATTGCACCATCATATTATTTAACATTTATAAACGTAGTAGGATTAATTATCTTCCTATTTATGTTTAAAACAACATCAAATAAATCTTTAAGAGGATCATATCCAAATGTAGATAATAAAGAAGATTTACAAGAAGTATATGAAAATCCGAAAGACGCATTATGGTGGAATGAAGAAGAGGAAAGTACAAATAAATCATAA
- a CDS encoding TrkH family potassium uptake protein: protein MKTFIKLISFYLGLFLSTTLIGSILLYLPVTGRRAISFVDAFFITTSAFTVTGLSTVDIPTQFNTLGYTIILLLIQIGGLGIVAVTLFSLILFNKKISLSNRELLMISWNYEEFGGVIKILKKLFIYTALVEFVGFVLLSIKFVPMYGVEKGMFTSLFTAVSAFNNAGLALFSDNLMQFTGDFYVNIVVSLLIILGGIGPLVVYDLIVTKHIRRLQLHTKVVLMATIVLIVLGTLFIFILEFNHGLGNLSIKDKLLASYFQSVSTRTAGFNTIDLSNLYPTTYAIFIALMFIGAAPISSGGGIKVTTFILVLVFLWQNIRNYEHPQIFKRSIQFSQIAKALTILMMSFAFVLIMSLILSMVQPDMAYHKLLFEVTSAFGTVGLSTGITFDINRLSKVLLIIVMIVGKIGVLTLLGILTKKNPSKFKYAKGKVYL, encoded by the coding sequence ATGAAAACATTTATAAAACTAATCTCCTTTTATTTAGGATTGTTTTTAAGCACAACACTTATTGGTTCGATATTACTTTATTTACCTGTTACAGGCAGACGAGCTATTTCATTTGTTGATGCCTTTTTCATTACGACAAGTGCTTTTACCGTTACCGGTTTATCAACTGTAGACATACCTACTCAATTTAATACATTAGGATACACCATTATTCTTTTACTCATTCAAATTGGAGGACTAGGTATTGTTGCGGTCACACTCTTTTCATTAATTTTATTCAACAAAAAGATTTCCCTTTCGAACAGGGAGTTGTTAATGATCAGTTGGAATTACGAAGAATTTGGCGGTGTCATTAAGATTCTTAAAAAACTTTTTATTTATACTGCATTAGTAGAATTTGTTGGTTTTGTATTATTATCAATTAAATTTGTACCGATGTATGGTGTTGAAAAAGGCATGTTCACGTCACTATTCACAGCTGTATCTGCATTTAATAACGCAGGATTAGCTTTATTTTCAGATAACCTTATGCAATTCACAGGAGATTTTTACGTTAATATTGTCGTTTCATTACTCATCATTCTCGGTGGTATCGGTCCACTAGTTGTCTATGACCTAATCGTTACAAAACATATTAGACGTTTACAACTTCACACAAAAGTTGTGTTAATGGCAACAATCGTACTTATTGTATTAGGTACACTCTTTATTTTCATTTTAGAATTTAATCACGGTCTTGGTAATTTATCTATCAAAGATAAACTGTTAGCATCATATTTCCAATCCGTCTCAACTAGAACAGCAGGCTTCAACACAATTGATTTATCAAACTTATACCCTACAACTTATGCCATTTTCATTGCACTCATGTTTATCGGTGCAGCACCAATTAGTAGTGGTGGCGGTATTAAAGTAACAACATTTATATTAGTTTTAGTATTTCTTTGGCAAAATATCCGAAACTATGAACATCCACAAATATTTAAGAGATCCATACAATTCAGTCAAATTGCTAAAGCACTTACTATTCTTATGATGAGTTTTGCATTTGTATTAATCATGAGTTTAATTTTAAGCATGGTTCAACCAGATATGGCCTATCATAAATTGTTATTCGAAGTCACTTCAGCCTTTGGTACAGTTGGACTCTCAACCGGCATAACCTTCGATATTAATAGATTATCAAAAGTATTACTCATTATCGTTATGATTGTCGGTAAAATCGGTGTCCTTACACTATTAGGCATATTAACTAAGAAGAACCCATCCAAATTTAAATATGCAAAAGGGAAAGTCTATCTATAA
- a CDS encoding DUF4352 domain-containing protein: MGSILFAFLWVLITIAFITTLVITIVKIANKSRFTGVLVSTIALFFIGLVCFVGIFLALPSNNSYSFNQLFGDTEKTTASEDVTNLSDTPKKGLKGLKLGDKIKVGGVEVTVTKAEFVQPDDGYSYAENGKVLKVYYKFKNLGDDQVLVDSSDFTLTIDGETQEQFFGMNDDNAGFQHQLNKGNTGNSYLYYDVSDVDEYKVEMNFMPLFETYHADWIISRSEIDEVTGNQNAVDTEEIPTEEVEEVDKETDSDADDELKKLEAEEKKRQEEEDKKLKEEEKKQDEEDKKIEEEQKRQDAEDQAEEEAYEKELAEEERKEAEEEKKLEQEQQAQEEQWEKEQAEEEQRLQEEEEEEQYQKEMDEMDSSEDL, translated from the coding sequence ATGGGGAGTATACTTTTTGCGTTTTTATGGGTTTTAATAACAATAGCATTTATCACAACTTTAGTTATAACAATTGTGAAAATCGCTAATAAGAGTCGATTTACAGGTGTATTAGTAAGTACGATAGCATTATTTTTCATAGGGTTAGTATGTTTTGTAGGTATTTTTCTAGCATTACCAAGTAATAATAGTTATTCATTTAATCAATTGTTTGGGGATACTGAAAAAACTACAGCGTCTGAAGATGTAACCAATCTTTCTGATACGCCTAAAAAAGGACTAAAAGGTTTGAAATTAGGTGACAAAATAAAAGTAGGTGGCGTTGAAGTGACGGTAACGAAAGCTGAATTTGTCCAACCCGATGATGGTTATTCTTATGCAGAAAACGGTAAAGTTTTAAAAGTTTATTATAAATTTAAAAACTTAGGTGATGACCAAGTATTAGTAGATAGTTCAGATTTTACTTTAACAATTGATGGTGAAACACAAGAACAATTTTTTGGAATGAATGATGATAATGCGGGATTCCAACATCAATTAAATAAAGGGAATACTGGTAACAGTTATTTATACTATGACGTATCAGATGTAGATGAATATAAAGTAGAAATGAACTTTATGCCGCTATTTGAGACTTATCACGCAGATTGGATAATATCTCGTTCAGAAATAGACGAAGTTACAGGTAATCAAAATGCAGTAGACACTGAAGAAATACCTACAGAAGAAGTAGAAGAAGTAGATAAAGAAACAGACAGTGATGCAGATGACGAATTAAAAAAATTAGAAGCTGAAGAAAAGAAAAGGCAAGAAGAGGAAGATAAAAAGCTAAAAGAAGAAGAAAAGAAACAAGACGAAGAAGATAAAAAAATAGAAGAAGAACAAAAACGTCAAGATGCTGAAGATCAAGCTGAAGAAGAAGCATATGAAAAAGAACTGGCAGAAGAAGAACGTAAAGAAGCCGAAGAAGAAAAGAAATTAGAACAAGAACAACAAGCACAAGAAGAACAATGGGAAAAAGAACAAGCTGAAGAGGAACAAAGATTACAAGAAGAAGAAGAAGAAGAACAATATCAAAAAGAAATGGACGAAATGGATTCATCTGAAGACTTATAA